A genomic window from Chitinophaga pollutisoli includes:
- a CDS encoding glycerophosphodiester phosphodiesterase family protein codes for MRLRYRMMIPALLAAAAVNGQAPAFHLDNYTIPKGKSGAVIGQVYAGLEAAKGVKLAEDTSGLFMIGKKGEVRLKKKKSIGESSAVQYAVTLELNGQKEPFIFVKDDFARNKIVAHRGAWKHTGASQNSISSLRDAVRLGCEGTEFDVWLSKDGVPVLSHDHHIGGKVVEETNMADLATIELNRGDRVPTFEQYLEDGMKQNITRLVLELKPSKTGRGEQLAQACYDLIRKHKSQAWMLYISFDYNICRKLVALDPHAKVAYLNGDKSPAELKAAGIWGFDYAWKVIDKDMTIFQQAKKSGVTVNIWTVNDPAQMDTYLKAGTDFLTTDEPEIALEKMKK; via the coding sequence ATGCGTCTACGTTATCGAATGATGATTCCGGCATTACTGGCCGCTGCGGCGGTGAACGGGCAGGCGCCCGCATTTCACCTGGACAATTACACCATACCGAAAGGCAAGTCCGGCGCGGTGATCGGGCAGGTGTATGCCGGCCTGGAAGCTGCCAAAGGCGTGAAACTGGCGGAAGATACTTCGGGCCTGTTCATGATCGGCAAGAAGGGAGAAGTGCGTTTGAAGAAGAAGAAAAGCATCGGCGAATCTTCGGCCGTGCAATACGCGGTGACGCTGGAGCTGAACGGGCAGAAAGAGCCGTTTATTTTCGTGAAAGATGATTTCGCGCGCAATAAGATCGTGGCCCACCGTGGCGCGTGGAAGCATACGGGTGCAAGCCAGAACTCCATTTCTTCGCTGCGCGATGCGGTACGCCTGGGCTGCGAGGGCACGGAATTCGACGTTTGGTTGTCTAAAGACGGCGTGCCGGTGCTTTCGCATGATCATCACATCGGGGGCAAGGTCGTTGAAGAAACCAATATGGCCGATCTCGCCACGATCGAACTGAATAGAGGGGACCGCGTGCCCACGTTCGAGCAGTACCTCGAAGACGGCATGAAGCAAAACATCACCCGCCTGGTGCTGGAGCTGAAACCTTCCAAAACCGGTCGCGGCGAACAGCTGGCGCAGGCGTGCTACGACCTCATCCGCAAGCATAAATCACAGGCCTGGATGCTGTATATCAGCTTCGATTATAATATCTGCAGGAAACTGGTGGCCCTCGACCCCCATGCCAAGGTGGCCTACCTCAATGGCGACAAATCACCCGCGGAACTGAAAGCCGCCGGGATCTGGGGCTTCGATTACGCCTGGAAGGTCATCGATAAAGACATGACTATCTTCCAGCAGGCGAAGAAAAGCGGCGTAACGGTGAATATCTGGACGGTGAACGACCCTGCGCAGATGGACACTTACCTCAAGGCCGGGACGGATTTCCTGACCACCGACGAGCCGGAAATTGCACTCGAAAAGATGAAAAAGTAA
- a CDS encoding OmpH family outer membrane protein, translated as MHTRQLIVKNGLFLMAIAGVFAACQPNNGKSAAKPGADSSVNAAAGVQKLAYVDIDSLEAHYDYFKDKKAELDRKKEAAQNEIAGRERALQNELQSLQQQAPTMTQAQGQAAEASLQRKAQQHEANRQNLIAQLQTQEAQFSEDLQKRLEETIKTVNGNRYAFIFSYRAGASNILYKDEAYDITDEVIKALNQESPKK; from the coding sequence ATGCACACCCGTCAACTTATTGTGAAAAATGGTTTATTTCTGATGGCGATCGCCGGCGTATTTGCAGCCTGTCAGCCAAACAACGGTAAATCCGCCGCCAAACCCGGTGCGGACTCATCCGTAAATGCCGCTGCCGGCGTACAAAAGCTTGCCTATGTAGATATTGATTCGCTGGAAGCTCATTACGATTATTTCAAAGACAAGAAGGCAGAACTGGACCGGAAGAAAGAAGCCGCCCAGAATGAGATCGCCGGCCGTGAGCGTGCGCTGCAGAACGAACTGCAATCGCTGCAGCAACAGGCGCCTACCATGACGCAGGCACAGGGCCAGGCTGCTGAAGCCAGCCTCCAGCGCAAAGCCCAACAGCATGAGGCAAACCGTCAGAACCTCATCGCGCAGCTGCAAACCCAGGAAGCGCAGTTCTCCGAAGATCTGCAGAAAAGACTGGAAGAAACGATTAAAACGGTAAACGGCAACCGCTACGCCTTTATCTTCTCATACCGCGCCGGAGCGTCCAATATCCTGTACAAGGATGAAGCGTACGACATCACCGACGAAGTGATCAAGGCGCTGAACCAGGAATCTCCGAAAAAATAA
- a CDS encoding amino acid permease: MSNPTHSFKPTLSLVDATMIVAGSMIGSGIFIVSAEVARSMGSSGWMMAMWVLAGVVTLIAALSYGELSGMFPKAGGQYVYLREAYNPFIAFLFGWTQFGVIQTGTIAAVAMAFAKYLGYLAPGLGETNVLFAMPLGSWNFSVNMAQIIAILSIVLLTWINTKGVKNGKIIQTVFTFTKLFSLFGLIIFGLLIGAKAEVWNANWENAWTTANLKMVDGQLVTTALSGMAFLGAIAVSMKGTLFSSDAWNNVTFIAGEIKSPEKNIGRALFLGTFIVTIIYVAANLMYLAVLPFNEIAFAENERVGVAAAERIFGPGVGAMAIAVMIIISTFGCNNGLILSGARIYYTMAKDGLFFRKAGTLNNYDVPGTGLWIQCLWASLLCLSGKYGDLLTMVIFGVLLFYVITIIGIFVLRRTRPDIPRSYKAFGYPVLPALYVLVALSLAVLLLIYEPEYAVPGLGIILLGIPLYFVAKKEIK; the protein is encoded by the coding sequence ATGTCCAACCCTACGCATTCTTTCAAGCCTACTTTGAGTCTTGTTGACGCCACGATGATCGTGGCGGGCTCTATGATCGGTTCCGGCATTTTCATTGTATCAGCCGAAGTGGCCCGTTCCATGGGGTCTTCGGGCTGGATGATGGCCATGTGGGTGCTGGCCGGCGTGGTGACGCTGATCGCCGCCCTCAGTTACGGCGAGCTTTCCGGGATGTTCCCGAAAGCCGGCGGCCAGTACGTTTACCTGCGCGAAGCTTACAATCCTTTTATCGCATTTCTTTTCGGGTGGACGCAATTCGGCGTGATCCAGACCGGCACCATCGCCGCCGTGGCGATGGCTTTCGCCAAGTACCTCGGGTACCTGGCGCCGGGACTCGGGGAAACGAATGTCCTCTTTGCCATGCCGCTGGGCAGCTGGAATTTTTCGGTCAATATGGCCCAGATCATCGCCATTCTTTCCATCGTGCTGCTCACCTGGATCAATACCAAAGGAGTTAAAAACGGGAAGATCATCCAGACCGTTTTCACCTTTACCAAACTCTTCTCCCTGTTCGGCCTGATCATTTTCGGCCTACTGATTGGCGCGAAAGCGGAAGTTTGGAACGCCAACTGGGAAAACGCCTGGACAACGGCCAACCTCAAAATGGTGGACGGCCAGCTGGTGACAACGGCCCTCAGCGGCATGGCGTTCCTGGGCGCTATCGCCGTATCGATGAAAGGCACCCTGTTTTCCAGCGACGCCTGGAACAACGTGACGTTTATCGCCGGGGAGATCAAAAGCCCGGAGAAGAACATCGGGCGCGCCCTGTTCCTGGGAACTTTCATCGTGACCATCATCTATGTTGCCGCCAACCTCATGTACCTGGCCGTGCTGCCCTTTAACGAGATTGCTTTCGCGGAGAACGAAAGGGTAGGGGTAGCCGCCGCGGAGCGGATTTTCGGGCCCGGCGTGGGTGCCATGGCGATCGCTGTAATGATCATCATCTCGACGTTCGGGTGTAATAACGGGCTTATCCTTTCGGGGGCGCGGATTTACTATACTATGGCGAAAGACGGGCTGTTCTTCCGTAAGGCGGGCACGCTCAACAATTACGACGTTCCGGGTACGGGTCTGTGGATCCAGTGCCTCTGGGCCTCGCTGCTCTGCCTCAGCGGCAAGTACGGCGATCTGCTCACCATGGTAATCTTCGGCGTGCTGCTTTTCTATGTAATCACCATTATCGGGATTTTCGTGCTGCGCAGGACGCGCCCCGACATCCCCCGGAGCTACAAAGCCTTTGGTTATCCCGTGCTGCCCGCGCTGTACGTACTGGTGGCGCTGTCGCTCGCCGTGCTGCTGCTCATTTACGAGCCGGAATACGCGGTGCCGGGATTGGGGATTATCCTGCTGGGGATACCTTTGTATTTTGTCGCGAAGAAAGAGATAAAATAA
- a CDS encoding DUF4254 domain-containing protein — protein sequence MFTALCIEIFDQSIRDYHVADDIHQAIRNPYENTTVEHLLYAKNWIDTVQWHLEDVIRDPAIDPVKALEMKRWIDRSNQERTDMVEYIDSYFLEKYKDVIPVASAAINTESPAWAIDRLSILGLKIYHMREEATRPDATEAHREACARKLDVLLEQQRDLSTAIEALLEDISKGRKYMKVYKQMKMYNDPSLNPVLYGQKSGQ from the coding sequence ATGTTTACTGCACTTTGCATCGAAATTTTTGACCAGAGCATCCGCGATTACCATGTGGCCGACGACATCCACCAGGCGATCCGGAACCCTTATGAAAACACTACCGTAGAACATCTCCTGTATGCCAAAAACTGGATCGATACCGTTCAGTGGCACCTGGAAGATGTGATCCGCGACCCCGCCATCGACCCCGTGAAAGCGCTGGAAATGAAGCGCTGGATCGACCGGTCGAACCAGGAACGTACCGATATGGTGGAATATATCGACAGCTATTTTCTCGAAAAATATAAAGACGTGATCCCCGTGGCTTCGGCAGCCATCAACACCGAAAGCCCGGCCTGGGCCATCGACCGGCTGTCGATCCTCGGCCTCAAAATCTACCACATGCGGGAAGAAGCCACGCGCCCCGATGCCACCGAAGCCCACCGCGAAGCCTGCGCCCGCAAGCTGGACGTGTTGCTGGAGCAGCAGCGCGATTTATCCACCGCCATCGAAGCGCTGCTGGAAGATATTTCCAAAGGCCGCAAATACATGAAAGTGTATAAGCAGATGAAAATGTACAACGATCCCTCGCTCAATCCCGTTCTCTATGGGCAAAAATCCGGTCAATAA